Proteins from a single region of Apium graveolens cultivar Ventura chromosome 7, ASM990537v1, whole genome shotgun sequence:
- the LOC141671274 gene encoding uncharacterized protein LOC141671274: protein MDHEDEDLQMALRMSMNEPPEPKRSKPRENSIGESPESDRKSQRELMAAAAEKRMMAARGVSESPSLIAKVEKAEISESVWNSSNRVESKKESVGLGSEISAEEARMLFMMVFGDGVSKDILAQWSNQGIRFSPDTETSMGLVQHEGGPCGVLATIQAFLLKHLLFSQEDLGQATLNVAINFESRRVQCVDPDIFASLTEERKLRALVRSLAEMLFLCGSNKRAAIASLSILEFEIKGPNNIPKDEVIAKALEGLSLETYLDFQKVLRVTTYTSMDTAVRRLEEMIPLFQSRMGAMLFLISALLSRGLEFVQADRDDPSQPLVTAPFGHASQEIVNLLLSGEAVANVFDGKMDLGGGMFVNGISTNVEVGFLTLLESLNFCKVGQHLKCPKWPIWVVGSESHYTVLFALDTKVQEENELEGRETQIRRAFDAQDQSGGGGFISVEGLHQVLRETNINLPSEKFDNLSAAGFIVWNDFWQVLLNLDKNLGGVKDSTGLMGKKVFDLYHFNGIAKSVPNGSQGSFGGEIPIQRPRLTRLKVSVPPRWTPEEFMADGPSVSAMNDKDVVEVSKSEPAQHAPLVDCIRTRWPRAVCNWQGDSPSIV, encoded by the exons atggatCATGAAGATGAGGATTTGCAGATGGCGTTGAGGATGAGTATGAACGAGCCGCCGGAGCCGAAACGGAGCAAACCGCGGGAGAATTCGATCGGAGAGTCTCCGGAGAGTGATCGGAAATCCCAGCGGGAGCTTATGGCGGCGGCGGCGGAGAAGCGGATGATGGCGGCGAGAGGTGTGTCGGAGTCTCCGAGTTTGATAGCGAAAGTCGAAAAGGCGGAGATTAGTGAGAGTGTGTGGAATTCGAGTAATCGAGTGGAGAGTAAGAAGGAGAGTGTTGGTTTAGGGAGTGAGATAAGTGCCGAGGAGGCGAGGATGTTGTTTATGATGGTGTTTGGGGATGGTGTTAGTAAGGATATTCTCGCGCAGTGGAGTAATCAGGGGATTAG GTTTAGTCCTGATACAGAAACATCTATGGGTTTGGTACAACATGAAGGCGGACCTTGTGGTGTGTTAGCAACTATTCAA GCATTTCTTCTCAAACATCTTTTGTTCTCTCAAGAGGATCTTGGACAGGCAACATTAAATGTGGCAATAAATTTTGAATCAAGGAGAGTTCAGTGTGTTGATCCAGACATATTTGCATCTCTAACTGAAGAGAGGAAGTTAAG AGCGTTGGTCAGAAGTTTAGCTGAGATGCTCTTTCTTTGCGGAAGTAACAAACGTGCTGCAATTGCATCACTGAGTATCCTTGAATTTGAAATCAAGGGGCCTAACAATATTCCGAAGGACGAG GTCATTGCAAAAGCACTCGAAGGCCTTTCACTTGAGACATATTTGGATTTTCAAAAAGTTCTTAGAGTAACAACATACACCTCAATGGATACTGCAGTTCGGAGGCTAGAGGAAATGATTCCTCTTTTCCAGAGCCGTATGGGAGCAATGCTATTCTTAATATCTGCTTTGCTTTCTCGAGGACTG GAATTTGTTCAAGCTGACAGGGATGATCCAAGTCAACCTTTAGTGACCGCTCCGTTTGGGCATGCGTCTCAG GAGATTGTTAACCTACTACTTTCCGGGGAAGCCGTAGCCAACGTATTTGATGGTAAGATGGACTTAGGTGGCGGGATGTTTGTGAATGGAATTTCCACAAATGTGGAAGTCGGTTTTCTTACCCTTCTAGAGTCTCTGAACTTTTGTAAGGTAGGTCAACATCTCAAATGCCCAAAATGGCCAATATGGGTAGTTGGTAGTGAATCCCATTACACCGTCTTATTTGCTCTTGATACTAAGGTTCAAGAGGAAAATGAACTTGAGGGTAGAGAAACACAGATTCGTAGAGCGTTTGATGCACAAGATCAAAGTGGAGGCGGGGGATTTATAAGTGTAGAAGGCTTACATCAAGTCCTAAGGGAAACAAATATTAACCTTCCAAGTGAAAAATTCGACAACCTAAGTGCGGCAGGTTTTATTGTGTGGAATGATTTTTGGCAGGTTCTTTTGAATTTAGACAAAAACTTGGGTGGCGTGAAAGATTCAACTGGATTGATGGGGAAGAAGGTTTTTGACCTTTACCATTTTAATGGGATTGCAAAATCAGTTCCCAACGGTAGCCAAGGGTCTTTCGGAGGAGAGATTCCTATACAAAGACCCAGACTCACAAGACTAAAAGTTTCGGTTCCTCCAAGATGGACTCCCGAAGAGTTTATGGCAGATGGGCCCTCAGTTTCAGCAATGAATGATAAAGATGTTGTTGAAGTCTCTAAATCTGAGCCAGCTCAGCATGCACCTTTAGTTGATTGCATCAGAACACGCTGGCCCCGTGCTGTTTGCAACTGGCAAGGGGACTCGCCAAGTATAGTTTAG